The following DNA comes from Pseudomonadota bacterium.
GTTGCCGACAATGCCCACGGTGAACTCCCGGCCGGGGAGAAAGGTTTCGACCAGGACAGGTTGGCGATAGGTCGCCAGCAGGTCGGCGCAGACGGTGGCGAGTTCTCCCGGACTGTTGATTCTCGAGGTCGCGTTCACCCCTTTGCCGGTCCCTTCGGCGACCGGCTTGGCAAAAAGCGGGTACGGCAGGGCGAGATCATTGAGTTCTTCAATGGTCCTGATCACCGCAAAATCAGGGGTGGCGATGCCCAGGTCCCTGACCACATGCTTGGCCATTCCCTTGTGCAGGGTCAGGGCCAGGACCAGCGGATCGGAAAACACATAGGGGATCCGGTAGCCGTCGAGCAGGGCCGGGACCTGGGATTCGCGTCCGAAGCCATAAAGGCCTTCGGCGATATTGAAGACGAGGTCCCAGCGTTCACCGGCGGCCAGGCGGTCGACCAGGCTCGTCAGGTTGCCGATCCGCACCGGTTCGTGCCCCATGATCGCCAGGGCGTCTTCAATGGCGTCGATGGTCGAATCCCGGTCGAACTCGGCGGTCTCGTCTTCTGAAAACCCTGCGGCGAGATAGTCCGAGCGCATGTCATAGGTCATGCCGATCTTCATTTTGCTTCTTCTCCTGCA
Coding sequences within:
- a CDS encoding D-alanine--D-alanine ligase, producing the protein MKIGMTYDMRSDYLAAGFSEDETAEFDRDSTIDAIEDALAIMGHEPVRIGNLTSLVDRLAAGERWDLVFNIAEGLYGFGRESQVPALLDGYRIPYVFSDPLVLALTLHKGMAKHVVRDLGIATPDFAVIRTIEELNDLALPYPLFAKPVAEGTGKGVNATSRINSPGELATVCADLLATYRQPVLVETFLPGREFTVGIVGN